From one Falco peregrinus isolate bFalPer1 chromosome 12 unlocalized genomic scaffold, bFalPer1.pri SUPER_12_unloc_1, whole genome shotgun sequence genomic stretch:
- the CHCHD5 gene encoding coiled-coil-helix-coiled-coil-helix domain-containing protein 5, whose product MQAALEITARYCRSEMEQYGRCVAASPASWQRDCHRLRLSMSRCAAAHPIVQQIRQDCAEPFAAFEQCLKENQASVMNCSDQVNAFLLCADQVKLST is encoded by the exons AT GCAGGCGGCCCTGGAGATCACGGCACGTTACTGCCGCAGCGAGATGGAGCAGTACGGGCGGTGCGTGGCCGCCAGCCCGGCCTCCTGGCAGCGCGACTGTCACCGGCTCCGCCTCAGCATGTCCCGCTGCGCCGCCGCGCA CCCCATCGTGCAGCAGATCCGCCAGGACTGCGCGGAGCCGTTTGCTGCCTTTGAGCAATGTCTGAAGGAGAACCAAGCTTCCGTCATGAACTGTAGCGATCAGGTCAACGCCTTTCTGCTCTGCGCTGACCAGGTGAAGCTCTCCACGTGA